Proteins encoded within one genomic window of Pedobacter africanus:
- a CDS encoding hybrid sensor histidine kinase/response regulator transcription factor codes for MKGLLKFCFTVILIFIGKLLPAAAGPGPLQFYFQQFDNRNGLSNSAVNVVFQDRDQLLWVGTWDGLNMYDGTDFRVFNYNAESEGGSIGNNVVQDIKEDKAGNIWISTIGGITRFEKQAGKFYRYFYNQATKRSIAEKEYELVIAADGSVYCYSKTYGLSRFELQKNLFRPIGLPLGTKKILKIESGADGLVWLLRDDGRLMACSMSARGVKPVKTLANNHISNFFVVNQKLFFTDRNNGLWRLNAQLVPQKISAMRAGVKSISYYQSGYLVAWEGLGIAVFDSEFRASGLMQQEVKQLANTRVTSVETAKDGVLWVGTDGNGLIKIYPKTNHFGLLNQNSIADLNKPVRAFEEAEGNLWVATKGRGIVVLNGFLSGAGLRGARRGLTTDIGLENNSVYALKKGIEPYIYIGTDGEGIGIYELQARHMIRWRDVGGSSGLPSFGSVYAILQDADSSLWLGTSGHGLIHLKLAGSGKNLKVSYFKQYLSGAAQGPANDIIYALCNDGNRLWIACRYGGLSVLDKKTGKFKTFKAFSSPAGLTNNDVLSLYKDSRKGLWIGTSYGLNWLSQQESIKDKPVFRKFTMQEGLPNNTIHAIEGTPSGNIWVSTNKGLARLNPVNGAIASFRESDGLQSNEFSDGAVWKSASGVLYFGGIYGFNYFIPENITGNKLQPNVLVAGIQMGGKNLDGNRLQVIKTTQTKIPEYVLPRKSNFFQLSLKPMSFLNEAKNEFAYKLEGLDKSWNYAGVVGNIVYNNVPPGNYTMQVKWSNGEGVWTEGSSVFKLHVEQYFWLTYQAMLAYLFIVIASGYAFHLYRKNKLQMKYQLQMEHLLRQKDEEEHQQRLNFFTNIAHEIQTPLTMIMGSVEHYLRSKRTELLKNRESNYFISIVHQHTARLTYLVQQLLEFRKAEAGYLQKNDDYVDISKMLNSLSELFVPLSKRNQQQYTREVQGGIAGFVDKDKFEKILFNLLSNAFKHSGQQERICFSATYRPEESMLEVAVSNSGCSLKKEHLDKIFHKFYVSNEQQTEKFSTGIGLAFTRELVTLMGAEITVELEEDVITFKVRVKLAAAENKDAKVITSAPSSLYESLVEVYERPELVPAEEENKNSLIDNLQQAQKPSILLVEDEPELRYLIRNVLKEQYVIYEAGTGLEALSFLNKTIPSLIVSDVMMPDMNGLELCRTVKQTPAMAQIPFVILSARGSEDHKTEGYELGADAYIPKPFQINYLHVRIRKLLDNQARMDSLIKDQHITNQFVDADIAETDKKFLEALLKVIENNLSEPDLNAATLEDALSISKMQLYRRLKSLAGMTPAEFIKRIRLKHAADMLIASQYTVSEIFYRTGFNNKSYFFREFKKIYRCAPNEYRQQQYEANTADL; via the coding sequence ATGAAAGGTCTTTTGAAGTTCTGTTTCACGGTTATTCTTATTTTCATAGGCAAATTGCTGCCTGCTGCAGCTGGGCCGGGCCCGCTGCAGTTTTATTTTCAGCAGTTTGATAACCGCAATGGCCTTTCCAACAGTGCCGTAAACGTAGTTTTTCAGGACAGGGACCAGCTTTTATGGGTGGGTACCTGGGATGGGTTAAACATGTACGACGGTACCGATTTCCGGGTTTTCAATTATAACGCGGAAAGTGAAGGGGGCAGCATCGGTAACAATGTTGTTCAGGATATCAAAGAAGATAAGGCAGGAAACATCTGGATCAGTACCATTGGAGGGATTACGCGCTTTGAAAAGCAGGCGGGTAAGTTTTACCGTTACTTTTATAACCAGGCAACAAAAAGAAGCATTGCAGAAAAGGAATATGAGCTGGTAATTGCTGCCGATGGAAGTGTTTATTGTTACAGCAAAACCTATGGCCTAAGCAGGTTTGAATTGCAAAAGAACCTGTTCCGGCCAATCGGACTTCCATTGGGAACCAAAAAGATCCTGAAAATAGAAAGCGGCGCAGATGGCCTGGTATGGCTTCTTCGGGATGACGGGCGGTTAATGGCCTGCAGCATGAGTGCCAGGGGTGTAAAACCGGTCAAAACCCTGGCAAATAACCACATCAGCAATTTTTTTGTGGTTAATCAAAAGCTGTTCTTCACAGATCGGAATAATGGGCTCTGGCGGCTAAACGCACAGCTTGTCCCTCAAAAGATCAGTGCCATGCGGGCGGGCGTTAAATCTATCAGCTATTACCAATCCGGTTACCTGGTTGCCTGGGAAGGGCTCGGCATTGCAGTATTCGACAGCGAATTCAGGGCATCCGGCCTGATGCAGCAAGAGGTAAAACAGCTGGCAAATACCAGGGTAACCTCTGTGGAAACAGCGAAAGATGGGGTGCTGTGGGTTGGAACGGATGGCAATGGCCTGATCAAGATCTATCCAAAAACAAATCATTTTGGTTTGCTGAACCAAAACAGCATTGCAGACCTGAACAAACCGGTCCGTGCTTTTGAGGAGGCCGAAGGGAATTTATGGGTAGCCACCAAGGGCCGGGGAATAGTGGTGCTGAACGGTTTCCTTTCGGGTGCGGGGCTTAGGGGCGCCAGGCGGGGGCTAACTACCGATATTGGCTTAGAGAACAACTCAGTCTACGCCTTAAAAAAGGGAATAGAACCCTATATCTATATTGGCACAGATGGGGAAGGCATTGGCATTTATGAGCTTCAGGCCAGGCATATGATCCGATGGCGCGATGTTGGAGGAAGTTCCGGACTTCCTTCCTTTGGCTCTGTTTATGCCATTTTGCAGGATGCGGACAGTTCGCTTTGGCTGGGTACAAGCGGGCATGGCCTTATTCACCTTAAGTTGGCCGGAAGCGGTAAAAATTTAAAAGTAAGCTATTTTAAGCAGTACCTTTCGGGCGCAGCACAGGGCCCCGCCAATGATATCATTTATGCTTTGTGTAACGATGGCAACCGGCTGTGGATAGCCTGCCGGTACGGGGGGTTAAGTGTGCTGGATAAAAAAACCGGAAAATTTAAAACCTTTAAGGCCTTTTCTTCTCCAGCAGGCCTAACCAATAACGATGTACTTTCCTTGTATAAAGACAGCCGTAAAGGTTTATGGATAGGGACCAGCTATGGCTTAAATTGGTTAAGCCAGCAGGAATCTATAAAAGACAAACCGGTATTCCGGAAGTTTACGATGCAGGAAGGCCTGCCCAACAATACCATCCATGCCATCGAAGGTACACCTTCGGGCAATATATGGGTCAGCACCAATAAAGGTCTGGCCAGGCTAAATCCGGTAAATGGGGCAATCGCCAGTTTCAGGGAAAGCGATGGTTTGCAGAGCAATGAATTCAGCGATGGCGCAGTTTGGAAATCGGCCTCAGGGGTACTTTATTTTGGCGGAATCTATGGCTTTAATTATTTCATTCCTGAAAACATTACCGGCAATAAATTGCAGCCGAATGTATTGGTTGCAGGCATTCAGATGGGCGGAAAAAACCTGGATGGCAATCGTCTGCAGGTAATAAAGACCACTCAGACGAAAATTCCAGAATATGTGCTGCCACGCAAAAGTAATTTCTTTCAGCTGAGTTTAAAACCCATGAGTTTTTTAAATGAGGCCAAGAACGAGTTCGCCTATAAATTAGAGGGGCTGGATAAATCCTGGAATTATGCAGGAGTTGTAGGGAACATTGTGTACAATAATGTACCTCCTGGAAATTACACCATGCAGGTAAAATGGAGCAATGGCGAGGGGGTCTGGACTGAAGGCAGCAGTGTATTTAAGTTACATGTAGAACAATATTTCTGGCTCACCTATCAGGCCATGCTGGCTTATCTTTTTATTGTTATCGCCTCGGGGTATGCCTTTCATCTGTACAGAAAAAATAAGCTGCAGATGAAATACCAGTTGCAGATGGAGCATTTGCTAAGACAAAAAGACGAAGAAGAACATCAGCAGCGGCTGAATTTCTTTACCAATATAGCCCATGAGATCCAGACACCTTTAACTATGATCATGGGCTCGGTTGAACATTACCTGCGCAGTAAAAGGACAGAGCTTCTGAAGAACCGGGAAAGCAATTATTTCATTTCTATTGTGCACCAGCATACGGCAAGGCTTACTTATCTGGTACAGCAGCTGCTGGAATTCAGGAAGGCCGAAGCGGGGTACCTGCAAAAGAATGATGATTATGTAGACATCAGTAAGATGCTGAACAGCCTGTCTGAACTGTTTGTTCCCTTAAGTAAGCGGAACCAGCAGCAGTACACAAGGGAGGTACAGGGAGGGATTGCTGGTTTCGTGGACAAGGATAAATTTGAGAAGATATTATTTAACCTGTTGTCCAACGCTTTCAAACATTCGGGGCAGCAAGAGCGGATTTGTTTTTCGGCAACATACCGTCCTGAGGAAAGCATGCTCGAAGTAGCGGTCTCGAACTCCGGATGCAGTTTGAAAAAGGAACACCTGGACAAGATCTTCCATAAATTCTATGTAAGCAATGAACAGCAGACAGAAAAGTTCAGTACCGGTATAGGGCTGGCCTTTACCCGCGAGCTGGTTACGTTAATGGGTGCTGAAATTACAGTAGAACTGGAAGAGGATGTGATTACCTTTAAGGTTAGGGTAAAGCTGGCTGCTGCAGAGAATAAAGATGCCAAAGTGATTACCTCTGCGCCCTCGTCCTTGTACGAATCGCTGGTAGAGGTATATGAACGGCCGGAGCTTGTTCCGGCAGAGGAGGAAAATAAAAACAGTCTGATAGACAACCTGCAGCAGGCGCAAAAACCAAGTATTCTGCTGGTAGAAGACGAACCCGAGCTGCGGTACCTGATCAGGAACGTGCTGAAAGAGCAGTATGTGATTTACGAGGCCGGCACCGGACTGGAAGCGCTTAGTTTTTTAAATAAAACCATCCCCAGCCTCATTGTCAGTGACGTAATGATGCCCGACATGAACGGCCTTGAACTTTGCCGTACAGTTAAGCAGACGCCCGCAATGGCGCAGATCCCCTTTGTCATTCTATCCGCCCGTGGTTCTGAAGACCATAAAACCGAAGGCTACGAACTGGGCGCAGATGCCTATATCCCGAAGCCTTTCCAGATCAATTACCTTCATGTACGCATCCGTAAACTGCTGGACAACCAGGCCCGGATGGACAGCCTGATCAAAGATCAGCACATTACCAATCAGTTTGTGGATGCTGATATTGCCGAAACAGACAAGAAGTTTCTGGAAGCACTGCTGAAGGTCATTGAAAATAATTTAAGTGAGCCGGACCTGAACGCGGCTACACTGGAGGATGCCTTGTCCATCAGCAAAATGCAGCTGTACAGAAGACTGAAGTCCCTTGCCGGAATGACCCCCGCTGAATTTATCAAGAGGATCCGGCTGAAACATGCTGCTGACATGCTGATTGCTTCCCAATACACGGTGTCTGAAATCTTTTACCGCACAGGTTTCAATAACAAATCTTATTTCTTCAGGGAATTCAAAAAGATTTACCGCTGTGCACCAAACGAGTACCGGCAGCAGCAATACGAGGCAAATACTGCCGATTTGTAA
- a CDS encoding SusC/RagA family TonB-linked outer membrane protein codes for MKRNLHFSLGLVLLMVLSGFTVLAQVKLSGKVTDENNQPLPGVIVQQLNTQNKTATDVNGAYVITLEAAGGKALVFSYVGYTPVTLPYTGNAVLNAGMKPSASDLDEVVVVGYTSQKKSSLTGAIGTVNMAEADKRRVPDVAQVLQGQVAGVQVTQSTGAPGDPINIRIRGEGTIGNNSPLFIVDGVPSKDISFLNPSDIKSMTVLKDASAAAIYGSRASAGVVVITTNQGVAGKSRIDFNYFNGIQKATNLPQMLNATQYLNKQEEAWVNAGNTGTNPYTTAKSRTNLANTDWLDELFETGHSQSAQLSVSGGSEKVQYLLAGGFYKQNGIVVYNNDEYKRINFRANINANVTERFKLGTNFQLSNESQDALSSKGDAPGIIRHAFLRPPVLSVYKDPSDPTWSADDPFTDLPFYLNNNQVNGWDKNFELSQNPIALAYFSNDKRSNFRTFGNVYGEYALLADQSLKFRTNLGVDLLFRHNKQFLKNFGDDDGQGAKDDSGNFIDPGAGRQNRPNGLNEERGQQTNFTWNNTLAYDKTINQHQISALIGSEYISNKSDAISASRRRYDYTMDTFQYIDFGGTSRDLYNGGSGAESSLFSLFGSATYSYGNRYFVTGNLRADASSRFGENHKWGYFPSVSVGWKISQEGFMKDAEWISDLKLRASYGQLGNQEIGDYTYLTLIRKDGEEYKTDRYGNPDLKWETTTQTNIGLDLGLIKNSLYLSADYFHKVTSGILLPLQLPSLVGDVKPTNVNAGEVQNNGFELGLTYTNQQHEFKYSINGNIATLKNKVLKLHPNLSLIGSLQSPFRTVVGESLNSFYGYKMIGIYQNAAEVASHLHGTPGYTEKPGDIKFADLDGNGVINDNDKQFIGSNIPDLTYGLTFSGSYKGFDLSVLLQGVEGIDKYNQLKQIIDYDSRPFNHTTAVLESWHGEGTSNTVPRLTLGKNGGDKVSSVFVENASYFRIKNIELGYSFGPIVKKMNIGVQNIRLYVSGQNLYTRTKYSGLDPETVDAQDFGTYPQSRAFLFGVNVNF; via the coding sequence ATGAAAAGAAATCTACACTTCTCTCTGGGTCTGGTACTTTTAATGGTACTGTCAGGATTTACGGTCCTGGCCCAGGTAAAACTAAGCGGAAAGGTTACAGATGAAAACAACCAGCCTTTACCTGGAGTTATTGTCCAGCAGCTCAATACGCAGAATAAGACCGCTACCGATGTTAACGGCGCCTATGTCATTACGCTCGAAGCTGCGGGCGGAAAAGCGCTGGTGTTTAGCTATGTGGGCTATACTCCTGTAACCCTGCCCTACACCGGTAATGCGGTGTTGAATGCGGGCATGAAGCCCAGTGCTTCTGATCTGGATGAGGTTGTGGTAGTGGGTTACACCAGTCAGAAAAAATCCTCCCTTACCGGTGCTATAGGAACCGTTAATATGGCCGAGGCCGATAAACGCCGGGTACCAGATGTGGCCCAGGTTTTACAGGGCCAGGTGGCTGGGGTGCAGGTAACCCAAAGTACAGGGGCCCCTGGCGATCCGATTAATATCCGGATTCGCGGAGAAGGCACAATTGGTAACAACAGTCCGCTGTTTATTGTGGACGGGGTACCTTCCAAAGACATATCTTTCCTGAATCCTTCAGATATCAAGTCTATGACCGTGCTTAAAGATGCATCTGCAGCGGCCATATACGGATCAAGGGCATCTGCAGGAGTGGTGGTCATTACCACAAATCAGGGCGTTGCCGGAAAATCGAGGATTGACTTTAATTATTTTAACGGGATTCAGAAGGCTACCAATTTGCCGCAAATGCTCAATGCCACACAGTATTTAAATAAACAGGAAGAAGCCTGGGTCAATGCCGGAAATACAGGCACAAATCCATATACTACCGCAAAATCAAGAACAAACCTGGCGAATACAGACTGGCTGGATGAGTTGTTTGAGACCGGACATTCGCAGAGTGCACAACTGTCTGTTAGCGGGGGCTCTGAGAAAGTACAGTATTTGCTGGCCGGAGGCTTTTACAAGCAGAACGGCATTGTGGTGTATAACAATGACGAATATAAGCGGATTAACTTTAGGGCCAATATCAATGCCAACGTTACTGAGCGGTTTAAACTGGGCACCAATTTCCAGCTCTCCAATGAAAGCCAGGATGCGCTTTCTTCAAAAGGAGATGCCCCCGGTATCATCCGGCATGCCTTTTTACGGCCGCCGGTATTGAGTGTCTATAAAGACCCTTCCGACCCTACATGGTCTGCCGACGATCCTTTTACCGATTTGCCTTTTTACCTGAACAACAACCAGGTAAACGGCTGGGATAAGAATTTTGAATTGAGTCAGAACCCGATCGCGCTGGCCTATTTCAGTAATGACAAGCGGAGCAACTTCCGGACTTTTGGAAACGTATACGGAGAATACGCTTTACTGGCAGACCAGTCTCTAAAATTTCGTACAAACCTGGGTGTAGATCTGCTGTTCCGGCACAACAAACAATTTCTTAAAAATTTTGGCGACGATGACGGGCAAGGGGCAAAAGACGATTCCGGAAATTTTATTGATCCCGGAGCTGGCAGGCAGAACCGCCCGAACGGTTTAAATGAGGAAAGGGGACAGCAAACGAATTTTACCTGGAACAATACCCTGGCTTATGACAAAACCATCAATCAACATCAGATTAGCGCACTGATAGGTTCAGAATACATCAGTAATAAATCTGATGCCATTTCAGCTTCCAGGCGCAGGTATGATTATACCATGGATACATTTCAGTATATAGATTTCGGCGGTACAAGCAGAGACCTGTACAATGGTGGTTCCGGGGCCGAAAGTTCCTTGTTCTCCTTGTTTGGTTCTGCCACCTATTCTTATGGCAACAGGTATTTTGTTACCGGTAATTTAAGGGCTGATGCTTCGTCAAGGTTTGGGGAAAATCACAAATGGGGATATTTCCCCTCTGTATCTGTGGGCTGGAAAATCTCTCAGGAGGGTTTCATGAAAGATGCGGAGTGGATCTCTGATTTAAAACTGAGGGCCAGTTATGGTCAGCTGGGCAACCAGGAAATTGGAGACTATACTTATTTGACCTTAATCCGCAAAGATGGGGAAGAATATAAGACAGACCGTTATGGTAACCCAGACCTGAAATGGGAAACTACCACACAAACCAACATCGGACTTGATTTGGGCCTTATCAAAAACAGCCTGTACCTGTCTGCAGATTACTTTCATAAAGTGACCTCAGGGATATTGCTTCCCTTACAGCTACCCTCGCTGGTTGGCGATGTAAAACCTACAAATGTTAATGCAGGCGAAGTTCAGAACAATGGATTTGAACTTGGCTTAACCTATACCAATCAGCAGCATGAGTTTAAATATAGCATCAATGGTAACATCGCAACATTAAAAAATAAAGTGCTCAAGTTACATCCTAACCTTTCACTGATCGGGAGCCTTCAAAGTCCGTTCAGAACTGTAGTAGGTGAGTCTTTAAACTCATTTTACGGGTACAAAATGATTGGCATCTATCAAAATGCTGCCGAAGTTGCCAGCCACTTACACGGCACGCCAGGTTATACAGAAAAGCCAGGCGATATTAAATTCGCAGATCTGGATGGAAACGGTGTGATCAATGATAACGATAAGCAATTTATTGGCAGCAATATACCAGATCTCACTTATGGCTTAACTTTTTCAGGCTCATACAAAGGATTTGATCTGTCTGTCCTGTTACAGGGCGTTGAAGGTATCGATAAATATAACCAGCTGAAACAGATTATTGATTACGACAGCAGGCCTTTTAACCACACCACCGCAGTGCTCGAAAGCTGGCATGGAGAGGGGACTTCCAATACGGTTCCGCGTTTAACCCTTGGTAAAAATGGAGGAGATAAAGTGTCGAGCGTATTTGTAGAAAATGCATCCTACTTCCGGATTAAGAACATTGAACTGGGTTATTCATTTGGCCCTATTGTCAAAAAAATGAACATCGGCGTACAAAACATCAGGTTGTATGTTTCCGGGCAAAACCTGTATACCCGCACCAAATACAGCGGATTGGATCCTGAAACAGTAGATGCACAGGATTTCGGGACCTATCCCCAATCCAGGGCATTTTTGTTCGGTGTAAACGTAAACTTCTAA
- a CDS encoding RagB/SusD family nutrient uptake outer membrane protein, whose amino-acid sequence MKTIYISFVTALIIMAAGCKKELYKDPIGLITPEQVSTDPTANTILSSVNSSYKMLSNTLNLLGTWNWDNGVVFRNDFIVQDIASDDAMKKWASDGDQAWMDDVDNFSFTSSNQAFNGIWSYDYEGIARANRALFYLTDDALVAKTGINAALRSRLLGEAYFLRAYYYFDLVNNFGDVPMVLKPLTSFNEAYDVAVRVPKAQVWAQISSDLAAAKGSLPAGKFSDATDKWRVSKGAVIALQAKVALFNEKYAEVITLVNELQTLGFYSLNANYFDSFDQTKEFADNEVIFAYNHTSGQTPGNGNGYCAPLGWGFFAPTPNFIAAFEANDPRLGYTVDVPNQRIYKLLGEKTGANKGNDDAPNNKIYIRYADVLLWKAEALNETNDQPGAIAIINQVRTRARTSPTLTGAPVPAGTLPNRPASTDKAQVKTWLMQERRVELGLEGERFLDLKRWKTAKAVLTAQGKNFQDRSYLYPIPQGEVSKTNGVITQNLDY is encoded by the coding sequence ATGAAAACGATATATATATCATTTGTAACTGCCCTGATCATTATGGCTGCGGGCTGCAAAAAGGAACTTTATAAAGACCCGATCGGATTGATTACTCCAGAACAGGTGAGTACAGATCCTACCGCAAATACAATCCTGTCTTCGGTAAACTCTTCTTATAAAATGCTTTCCAATACCCTTAACCTTTTAGGGACCTGGAATTGGGACAATGGCGTGGTTTTTAGGAATGATTTTATTGTTCAGGACATTGCCTCTGATGACGCCATGAAAAAATGGGCTTCAGATGGAGATCAGGCCTGGATGGATGATGTGGACAATTTTAGCTTCACCAGCTCCAATCAGGCTTTTAACGGGATCTGGAGCTATGATTATGAAGGCATAGCCCGGGCAAACAGGGCCTTGTTTTATTTAACAGACGATGCCCTTGTTGCCAAAACCGGTATCAATGCAGCATTGAGAAGCCGTTTATTAGGAGAAGCCTATTTTTTAAGGGCATACTATTACTTTGACCTGGTCAATAACTTTGGGGATGTGCCTATGGTGTTAAAACCCTTAACCAGCTTTAACGAGGCTTATGATGTTGCCGTTAGGGTTCCCAAAGCACAGGTATGGGCACAGATCTCGTCAGATCTTGCTGCTGCAAAAGGAAGCCTGCCAGCGGGCAAGTTTTCTGATGCCACAGACAAATGGCGGGTTTCTAAAGGCGCAGTAATTGCTTTACAAGCTAAAGTAGCTTTGTTTAACGAGAAGTATGCAGAGGTAATTACACTGGTTAATGAATTGCAGACTTTAGGCTTTTACAGCCTCAATGCCAATTATTTCGATAGCTTTGATCAAACCAAAGAGTTTGCCGATAACGAGGTGATCTTTGCGTATAACCATACCTCCGGACAGACACCGGGCAATGGAAACGGTTATTGTGCACCTCTGGGTTGGGGCTTTTTTGCACCAACACCAAACTTTATCGCAGCTTTTGAGGCGAATGATCCAAGATTGGGGTATACTGTCGATGTGCCCAATCAAAGGATTTATAAACTGCTGGGCGAGAAAACCGGTGCAAATAAGGGCAATGACGATGCACCGAATAATAAGATCTATATCCGTTATGCGGATGTGCTGCTGTGGAAAGCAGAGGCCTTAAATGAAACCAACGACCAGCCAGGCGCCATTGCCATTATCAACCAGGTAAGAACAAGGGCCAGAACATCGCCAACCCTTACCGGCGCACCGGTTCCGGCCGGAACACTTCCTAACCGTCCGGCAAGTACGGATAAAGCGCAGGTAAAAACCTGGCTGATGCAGGAGCGGAGAGTGGAGCTTGGCCTGGAAGGTGAGCGCTTCCTCGATCTAAAACGATGGAAAACAGCCAAGGCGGTACTAACCGCACAAGGCAAAAATTTTCAGGACAGAAGTTACCTGTATCCAATCCCTCAGGGCGAAGTGAGCAAGACCAATGGGGTCATCACCCAAAACCTGGATTATTAG
- a CDS encoding glycoside hydrolase family 130 protein — MKDLAQRFVQNPLLSPKDLKPSRQGLEITCLLNPGVFTFDGKTWLLVRVAERPQQQEGLISFPVLKGDGIEIIEISANDSDLKADDPRVIHYKDKDYLTTLSHLRLLCSEDGTRFYEPEGYAYLQGQTFQEAFGIEDCRVTFLDGVYHLTYTAVSELGVGVGLRTTTDWKNFKQEGMIIPPHNKDCAIFEEKINGKFYALHRPSSVDIGGNYIWIAESPDGIHWGRHRCIITTRRNSWDSARVGAGAAPIKTDKGWLEIYHGANTAHQYCLGAFLMDLNDPGIVLARSEEPIMKPLENYELSGFFGHVVFTNGHVTNGDELTIYYGAADEFVCGAKFSIAEILASLTYHHDQ, encoded by the coding sequence ATGAAAGACCTGGCACAAAGATTTGTACAAAACCCATTGTTATCACCAAAAGATTTAAAGCCAAGCAGGCAGGGGCTGGAAATTACCTGCCTGCTCAACCCCGGCGTGTTTACGTTTGATGGTAAGACCTGGCTCCTTGTTCGGGTAGCCGAGCGGCCACAGCAGCAGGAAGGGCTCATCTCTTTCCCGGTGCTGAAAGGGGATGGCATAGAGATCATCGAAATTTCGGCCAATGATTCCGACCTGAAAGCAGACGATCCGCGGGTAATCCATTATAAAGACAAAGATTATTTAACCACACTGTCGCACCTCAGGCTGCTTTGCAGTGAGGATGGCACCCGGTTTTATGAGCCGGAAGGCTATGCCTATTTACAGGGGCAAACTTTTCAGGAGGCTTTCGGAATTGAAGACTGCCGGGTAACTTTTCTTGATGGTGTTTACCACCTTACCTATACGGCGGTATCAGAGCTGGGTGTGGGTGTGGGCCTGCGTACCACAACAGACTGGAAAAATTTCAAACAAGAGGGGATGATCATTCCGCCGCACAATAAAGACTGCGCCATCTTTGAAGAAAAGATCAATGGAAAGTTTTATGCCCTGCACCGTCCAAGCAGTGTAGATATTGGGGGTAATTACATCTGGATCGCCGAATCGCCCGATGGCATACATTGGGGCCGGCACAGGTGTATCATTACTACCCGTAGAAACAGTTGGGACAGTGCAAGGGTAGGTGCAGGCGCTGCCCCTATAAAAACAGATAAGGGCTGGCTGGAGATTTATCATGGCGCCAATACCGCACATCAATATTGCCTGGGGGCATTTCTGATGGATTTAAATGATCCAGGCATTGTACTGGCCAGATCGGAAGAGCCCATCATGAAACCGCTGGAAAATTACGAGCTCAGTGGTTTTTTTGGCCATGTGGTGTTTACCAATGGCCATGTAACCAATGGAGATGAACTTACTATTTATTATGGGGCTGCAGATGAGTTTGTATGCGGCGCTAAATTTTCCATAGCTGAAATCCTGGCTTCCTTAACCTACCATCATGATCAATAA
- a CDS encoding MFS transporter has product MINKLKSEIAHFKAQSHNFKVLTLTNLIYSIVLPVIDIFVAAYVMRSSNDPVKVVVYQLTIYTGIPLTFLINGWLLNRFPIKVLYSLGMVLSAVSMMIMMSLTTLDITGIGIAGIVMGMSFGFYWANRDFLALATTNDGNRNYYYGLETFFYTIIAVVIPVMIGWFIEGLAGTGDAKLAYKIVTGIVFVITLAASFMCFTGKFVNPIAKRFIYFKFNPYWYRLMFLAVLKGLVQGFLVTAPAMLIMLLLGKEGALGTAQSVGAVFAAVLMYIIGRKTGPEHRVYVFGIGLVLFTIAALINGILFNETGVILFMLFLLLAKPLLDLAYFPIQFSVIDILTKKEKRSEFAYILNHEAGLYVGRLTGAGTFLLLAYSFSNEIALRYAIIIVAVLQLSSYWVAKGIIKKGKIMNQELELDERSLAETANPAQSVV; this is encoded by the coding sequence ATGATCAATAAACTAAAATCTGAAATTGCGCATTTTAAGGCCCAGTCACACAATTTCAAGGTACTTACCTTAACCAATCTTATCTACAGCATTGTGCTGCCGGTAATAGATATTTTTGTGGCCGCCTATGTAATGCGGAGCTCCAATGATCCGGTAAAGGTGGTGGTATACCAGCTTACCATTTATACCGGTATCCCGCTAACTTTTCTGATCAATGGATGGCTGTTGAACCGCTTTCCGATTAAAGTGCTGTATTCCCTGGGGATGGTACTCAGTGCTGTTTCCATGATGATCATGATGTCGTTGACCACGCTTGACATTACCGGTATCGGTATTGCCGGTATTGTGATGGGGATGTCTTTTGGGTTTTACTGGGCCAACCGGGATTTCCTTGCGCTGGCTACCACCAACGATGGAAACCGCAATTATTATTATGGCCTGGAGACTTTTTTCTATACCATCATTGCCGTGGTCATACCGGTTATGATTGGCTGGTTCATTGAAGGGCTTGCCGGTACGGGTGATGCCAAGTTGGCCTATAAAATTGTGACCGGTATTGTGTTTGTCATTACCCTTGCCGCTTCCTTCATGTGTTTTACCGGCAAGTTTGTAAATCCCATTGCCAAGCGGTTCATCTACTTTAAGTTTAACCCTTACTGGTACCGGCTCATGTTTCTGGCGGTGTTAAAGGGGCTTGTACAAGGTTTCCTGGTTACCGCACCAGCCATGCTCATTATGCTTTTGCTGGGTAAAGAAGGTGCGCTGGGTACGGCACAATCGGTAGGGGCTGTATTTGCCGCTGTGCTGATGTATATCATTGGCCGTAAAACGGGCCCGGAGCACCGGGTTTATGTATTTGGTATAGGACTGGTACTGTTTACCATTGCTGCCCTTATTAACGGCATCCTGTTTAACGAAACCGGCGTAATCCTGTTCATGCTATTCCTGTTGCTGGCCAAACCTTTGCTAGACCTGGCCTATTTCCCGATACAGTTCAGTGTAATCGATATCCTTACCAAAAAAGAGAAACGGAGCGAATTTGCCTATATCCTTAACCACGAAGCCGGCCTGTATGTGGGCAGGCTAACAGGGGCAGGTACCTTTTTGCTGCTTGCTTACAGCTTTTCCAATGAAATTGCCTTAAGGTACGCCATTATTATAGTTGCCGTATTGCAGCTCAGTTCTTACTGGGTGGCAAAGGGCATCATTAAAAAAGGAAAAATTATGAACCAGGAACTGGAGCTTGACGAGCGGAGCCTTGCCGAAACCGCCAATCCTGCCCAGTCTGTAGTTTAA